TGCCAGCATCATTACGACGGCTCAGGGTCTCCTTGATAAAGGCTACCTCTTTGCGCGCATTATGTAGTTTCTCAATGATTATTTCTTGGAATTCGTTCAACTCCTCTTGGGAATACCGTTGTTTTTCTTCACTCATGGCTGTACGGTTAGTAACGGGTTTGTCTAGTTTGTTTTTGTTGCTTGTGCGGTTGTGCTTACTGCCAGCGTGCCGCATTTGTTGCGGTACTCAGGGTTCTGCCAGCGCACAGCGTGGTTTGGTTTAGGTCTTGGTTAGCACAACCTGCCGCGCAGACTTGTCCTAATTTGGCGCAAAAATACAGTTATTATTTCTTAAAACTATGCAGACTCTCAAAATGATAGCACAATTCCGCGGCCAACCTTGGTTTTACAGCCACCTTCTCATCATTTCCTTCGTTCTTCAGTAGAAAAGAAGGTTTGGCACCATTTCTGGAAGGCCTCTTCTACACGAACTCCCAATAGATATGAAAAAGCTGTTCTTTTCTTTTTTAACGATGCTCATTTTTACCGCCGGCACTGCCCAGGCGCAACAAGTCACGCTCAAAGCCAGCATTCTGAGCCCCATTGTCAAGACCGGTTCCTTCTTTGCCGAGTACGCTTTCTCGCCGCAGATGAGCGCGCAGCTGGGCTATTTCCAGACGGGCATGAAAGTGAAGGAAACCAGTTTTGACGGCTTTGGCATTACCCCCGAGGTGCGGTATTTCTTTTTTGGCGAGGCGCCCCGCGGGCTGTACGGCGCGGGATACCTGCGCTACCAGGACTTCACCCTCACCCGTGAAGACACCCAGGCCACCGGTTCGCTCACTTCTTTTGGCGGCGGCGCGCTTCTGGGCTACCAGATGATCCTGGGGAAACATTTTGTGCTGGACCTCTTTGCCGGACCGGGCTTTAACGCGGCCACGGTGAGCGGCGGCGGCGGCGAAGAGAATTTTGACCTGGGTACCTTCGGCGGATTCAGCCCGCGCGGCGGCATTACCGTGGGCATTGCGTTTTAGGGCCCGTTTTCAGAAATGAGCCCGAAAACAGGATTTTGGTTGAGGTTTCAAACTGAACAATGCTAGGTTACCAGATCCATTGCGGGCAAATGATATTTCGCTTATTGTTCAGTTTGAAACCCACCAGAATTTCATGTGAACCGGCATTGGTGGCATTCAAATCAGAGGTATTCAAATCATAGGAATAACCGAAGTCCAGCAGTGGGCTCACAAATAATCCTCCTAAAACGGTGAAGGAATCTTTGTTGCG
This region of Rufibacter sp. LB8 genomic DNA includes:
- a CDS encoding DUF3575 domain-containing protein, which gives rise to MLIFTAGTAQAQQVTLKASILSPIVKTGSFFAEYAFSPQMSAQLGYFQTGMKVKETSFDGFGITPEVRYFFFGEAPRGLYGAGYLRYQDFTLTREDTQATGSLTSFGGGALLGYQMILGKHFVLDLFAGPGFNAATVSGGGGEENFDLGTFGGFSPRGGITVGIAF